The following coding sequences are from one bacterium SCSIO 12741 window:
- a CDS encoding gliding motility-associated C-terminal domain-containing protein, translating to MKSVFGCLILLLLLPFSGSATHIVGGGIYYECLGNDQYRITMYVYRDCISGEVDFDRPANLTIYDFNPDILYNLQIYPKQISNIPSDIYDPCFDVPSGVCVEEAIYDTILTLPPIAGGYTLSYQRCCRNRTIKNITTPGDWGSTFTNHIPGIGVVNCNSSPHFKSKPPLAICLGSNFKFDHSATDSDGDSLVYELCEPYHGGGKNLNDNGWNSPKPDSASPPPYSTVTWNTGYNASYPIDANPAFAIDRNTGLLTGTPRSLGQYVFVICVSEYRNGILIGVTRREYQVNVKTCISNTQALFTPPPVCDGLTVTFSNFSTTSGSYAWNFGVLPTIQDTSSQLNPTYTYPDSGTYNVRLIANPGFNCADTLTIPVRVFPKLDPGMMDFPEKCASEADFNFFAAGTYETYTEFDWSFSSSGNPTSSTDENPTGITFAKAGRYPIEVTMKHGPCSASYSQELVIYPHPELGYRINALEGCTPMNLKLLDLSEAWTPVYRRWEVDGKVYTQKEERVVFNEPGTYPVSLTVYTTEGCADTLETINAKVVVKKGPVAGFSVSDTVVSIYNPEIQVWDHSVDATRCRLFYGDEKVQTPCSSSHEFTRPGIFRISQYVENSFGCNDTSSQLIVVENAYSFFIPNSFSPNHDGLNETFRPVVTGWKTFKLSVYDRWGHVIFESDDPTVGWEGTEPNTEKPSPIGTYMYKVQVSDFLDERHFYSGNVYLFR from the coding sequence TTGAAATCTGTATTTGGTTGTCTGATTCTGCTACTCTTACTTCCCTTTTCGGGGAGTGCTACTCATATTGTGGGTGGTGGTATTTACTACGAATGCCTGGGTAACGATCAGTATCGAATCACGATGTACGTCTACAGGGACTGCATAAGCGGTGAAGTTGACTTCGACCGGCCGGCCAATTTGACCATCTACGATTTCAATCCCGACATTCTCTACAACCTTCAGATTTATCCCAAGCAGATTTCTAATATTCCCAGTGATATTTACGATCCCTGTTTTGATGTTCCTTCGGGTGTTTGTGTAGAAGAGGCGATTTATGACACCATTCTCACCCTACCCCCCATTGCTGGAGGGTACACGCTTTCCTACCAACGATGCTGTAGGAACCGAACCATCAAAAACATTACAACTCCTGGCGATTGGGGCTCTACTTTTACCAATCACATTCCGGGAATTGGAGTTGTGAACTGCAACAGTTCGCCCCACTTTAAATCGAAACCGCCGCTTGCCATTTGCCTCGGATCCAACTTCAAATTTGATCACTCCGCCACCGATTCGGATGGTGACTCTCTGGTTTACGAACTTTGCGAACCCTATCACGGTGGAGGTAAAAATCTAAACGATAACGGTTGGAACTCTCCCAAACCGGATAGTGCCTCACCACCACCCTACTCGACGGTGACCTGGAATACAGGTTACAATGCCAGTTACCCCATTGATGCAAATCCTGCTTTTGCTATTGATCGAAACACCGGATTGTTGACGGGTACTCCAAGAAGTTTGGGTCAATATGTATTTGTGATCTGCGTAAGTGAATACCGCAATGGCATCCTGATCGGAGTTACCCGAAGAGAATACCAGGTAAATGTAAAAACCTGTATTTCAAACACTCAAGCGCTATTTACTCCTCCACCTGTGTGTGATGGACTTACGGTGACCTTCAGCAACTTTAGCACGACCAGTGGCAGTTATGCCTGGAACTTTGGTGTTTTGCCTACCATTCAGGACACATCCAGCCAATTAAATCCGACCTACACCTACCCAGATTCAGGAACCTACAACGTTCGGCTCATTGCTAATCCAGGTTTCAACTGCGCTGATACGCTTACCATTCCCGTTCGGGTGTTTCCAAAACTGGATCCTGGAATGATGGACTTCCCCGAAAAATGTGCTTCAGAAGCGGACTTTAACTTCTTTGCTGCGGGTACCTATGAAACCTATACCGAATTTGACTGGAGTTTTAGCTCATCAGGTAACCCGACGTCTTCCACAGACGAAAATCCGACGGGAATTACCTTTGCCAAAGCCGGTCGTTACCCCATTGAAGTGACCATGAAACATGGACCATGCTCAGCTTCATACAGCCAGGAATTGGTCATCTACCCACACCCCGAATTAGGCTATCGAATCAATGCCTTAGAAGGATGTACACCCATGAATCTAAAGCTATTGGACTTGTCTGAAGCCTGGACCCCGGTATATCGTCGGTGGGAAGTAGATGGTAAGGTATACACCCAAAAAGAAGAACGCGTCGTATTCAACGAGCCAGGAACTTATCCGGTATCGCTAACGGTTTATACCACCGAAGGATGCGCCGATACCCTGGAAACCATCAATGCCAAAGTGGTGGTGAAGAAAGGACCCGTTGCCGGCTTTAGTGTTTCCGACACAGTAGTGAGTATTTACAACCCAGAAATTCAGGTATGGGATCATTCGGTAGACGCTACCCGCTGTAGATTATTCTATGGCGACGAAAAGGTGCAAACCCCCTGTAGCTCCTCCCACGAATTCACCCGACCCGGTATTTTCCGTATTAGTCAATACGTTGAGAATAGCTTTGGCTGTAATGATACATCCTCTCAGTTGATCGTAGTAGAAAATGCCTATTCCTTCTTTATTCCAAATTCGTTTAGCCCGAATCACGATGGATTGAATGAAACCTTTAGGCCGGTGGTTACGGGATGGAAGACCTTTAAACTCTCCGTTTATGATCGTTGGGGACATGTCATTTTTGAATCCGATGATCCGACGGTTGGCTGGGAAGGAACCGAACCCAACACCGAGAAACCAAGCCCGATAGGTACTTATATGTACAAAGTCCAGGTTAGTGATTTCCTCGATGAACGCCACTTCTATTCAGGTAATGTCTACCTATTCAGATAG
- a CDS encoding serine hydrolase, which translates to MKSSHYLVLATLLFFSWSSLAQEADYGEINSYISKSVAQHKIPGLAIGIVHDGEIVFQQGYGVCKAGETKRVNTTSMFGIASLSKAFTAAALGQLVDQGKIKWNDKVTTYLPDWKLYDQTVTDMMTIEDLLSHRSGLKTFDGDLLWYGTNYSRDEIITRIRHLPLSYEYRAGFGYQNIMYITAGQVIEKVSGMSWDDYVRQNIFEPLGMNKTNSSISNYKETYSIAYPHLKGQPQELIDYNNSGATAALNSNVVDMEKWMLFWLNNGIHNGDTLLQPATIRKIWSVQNPLPVSGWDEKNGTHFKGYGMGWFLFDYQGLKIVHHGGGLPGYITKVALIPEKNVGIVILTNDMSAVCTALMYKLIDIYSGAETNRDWSKEFAGYAKRQEAHQAKQDSTVDANRKTDMPPSLEKMAYTGNYVDSYYGPAVITLEGKGKKAKLKLELTPAKELFTGMMEHWEGDTWVFKFNDAFLPRGFVTFQVENGTCKGFTIDLPNPDFHFSNLNFSKQ; encoded by the coding sequence ATGAAAAGCTCACATTATTTAGTTCTTGCCACCTTGCTGTTTTTTTCCTGGAGCTCCCTGGCTCAGGAAGCGGATTACGGCGAGATTAATTCATACATCTCCAAATCGGTTGCTCAGCACAAAATTCCAGGTCTTGCCATTGGTATTGTGCACGATGGTGAAATTGTATTCCAACAAGGTTATGGAGTCTGCAAAGCCGGTGAAACGAAGCGGGTAAATACGACCTCTATGTTTGGTATTGCCTCCTTGTCGAAAGCCTTTACTGCTGCGGCATTGGGACAGCTGGTAGATCAAGGGAAAATCAAGTGGAACGATAAGGTAACCACCTATCTTCCCGATTGGAAGCTCTATGACCAAACGGTTACCGACATGATGACCATTGAAGACTTGCTTTCGCACCGCAGCGGATTGAAAACCTTTGATGGAGATCTACTTTGGTACGGAACGAACTATTCACGCGATGAAATCATTACCCGAATTCGCCACTTGCCATTGAGCTACGAATACCGAGCAGGATTTGGGTATCAAAACATTATGTACATCACCGCTGGTCAGGTTATCGAGAAAGTTTCGGGCATGAGCTGGGATGACTATGTTCGTCAAAACATTTTTGAGCCATTGGGAATGAACAAAACCAACAGCTCGATTAGCAATTACAAGGAAACTTATTCCATCGCTTATCCTCACTTAAAAGGACAGCCTCAGGAACTTATTGACTACAACAACTCGGGGGCTACCGCCGCTCTTAACAGCAATGTGGTGGATATGGAAAAGTGGATGTTGTTTTGGTTGAACAACGGAATCCACAATGGAGATACCTTACTGCAGCCGGCCACCATTCGCAAAATTTGGAGTGTTCAAAACCCACTACCTGTATCGGGCTGGGATGAGAAGAATGGAACTCATTTTAAAGGTTACGGAATGGGCTGGTTCCTTTTCGATTACCAGGGATTAAAAATTGTGCACCATGGTGGAGGGCTTCCTGGCTACATTACCAAAGTAGCTTTGATTCCAGAAAAGAATGTAGGAATTGTGATTCTTACCAATGACATGTCTGCGGTTTGTACAGCGTTGATGTACAAATTAATCGATATCTACAGCGGTGCAGAAACGAATAGAGATTGGTCCAAAGAATTTGCCGGGTATGCTAAAAGACAAGAGGCGCACCAGGCTAAACAGGATTCAACGGTAGACGCCAATCGCAAGACGGATATGCCTCCATCGCTCGAGAAGATGGCTTACACAGGCAACTACGTTGATAGTTATTATGGACCTGCAGTAATCACGCTGGAAGGAAAAGGAAAAAAGGCCAAACTCAAATTGGAGCTCACTCCGGCCAAAGAACTCTTTACAGGAATGATGGAGCATTGGGAAGGAGATACCTGGGTATTTAAGTTTAATGATGCTTTTCTACCTCGTGGATTTGTAACCTTTCAAGTGGAGAATGGAACCTGCAAAGGTTTTACCATCGACCTTCCGAATCCGGATTTTCACTTTTCCAATTTGAATTTCTCGAAGCAGTAA
- a CDS encoding peptidoglycan DD-metalloendopeptidase family protein — protein sequence MRSVKIIALFLILLSWTNLSMGQSGEKARLEKQRSSLLKDIDYNKKLIKETQKKKSSSLNELLLLRQKIAKRQKLIHNLRSEIDLIDQDIEVNRLEILAKEQELDKLKDEYAQLIYNAYKTRSTYDKIMFVFASKDFNQAYKRLLYLQQYSTYRQSQAQLIVQTQEELNQKNLELADRKNEKKDLLSSKESETKNLDIDRTSKQKTYNSLNSKQKELEKELKEKERKKVNLQKAINRILEEERRKNTAGSKYKLTPEALALAANFESNKGKLPWPTDRGIVTGKFGKHAHPVLRGIIVHNRGIDISTDPGSQCRAVFDGQVVAVVVLQGMGKAIMVKHGTYLSVYSNLKEVYVKKDDMISTKQSIGTILTDNSDGSTEVHFELYKDGSKDPLNPTQWIYQLK from the coding sequence ATGCGCTCGGTAAAAATCATAGCCCTATTTCTCATCCTCCTATCCTGGACTAACCTATCCATGGGCCAATCCGGCGAGAAAGCCCGGCTTGAGAAACAGCGCTCTTCTCTACTCAAAGACATTGACTACAACAAAAAACTGATCAAAGAAACCCAGAAGAAAAAATCGAGTTCGTTAAATGAGCTTCTACTTCTTCGCCAAAAAATTGCAAAACGTCAAAAACTGATTCACAACCTGCGTAGTGAAATCGATCTAATCGATCAGGATATTGAGGTAAACCGATTAGAAATTCTGGCTAAAGAACAGGAACTGGATAAACTAAAGGATGAATATGCCCAGTTGATCTATAATGCCTACAAAACCCGAAGCACCTACGATAAGATCATGTTTGTGTTTGCCTCCAAGGATTTCAACCAGGCCTACAAAAGACTGCTTTACCTTCAACAATATTCGACTTACCGCCAAAGTCAGGCTCAATTGATCGTTCAAACTCAGGAAGAACTCAACCAAAAGAACCTCGAATTGGCCGATCGAAAAAACGAGAAAAAAGACCTGTTAAGCTCCAAGGAATCGGAAACAAAGAACCTGGATATAGACCGCACCAGCAAACAGAAGACGTACAACAGCCTAAACTCCAAGCAAAAAGAACTGGAGAAAGAGCTGAAGGAGAAGGAAAGAAAAAAGGTCAATTTGCAAAAGGCGATAAACCGCATTTTAGAAGAAGAACGCCGCAAAAACACCGCAGGCAGCAAATACAAACTCACACCAGAAGCTTTGGCTTTAGCTGCTAATTTTGAAAGCAACAAGGGAAAACTCCCTTGGCCTACCGATCGCGGTATTGTGACTGGAAAATTTGGAAAACATGCTCACCCGGTACTACGTGGAATCATCGTTCACAACCGGGGTATTGACATTAGCACCGACCCTGGATCTCAATGTCGGGCTGTATTTGATGGTCAAGTAGTGGCCGTAGTTGTTCTTCAAGGAATGGGTAAAGCCATCATGGTGAAGCACGGAACCTACCTCTCGGTTTATTCCAACCTAAAAGAGGTATACGTGAAGAAGGACGACATGATTAGCACCAAGCAAAGCATTGGAACGATCTTAACCGACAATTCTGACGGAAGTACAGAAGTTCACTTCGAGCTGTACAAAGACGGCAGTAAAGATCCATTGAATCCTACTCAATGGATTTACCAACTGAAGTAA
- a CDS encoding DUF4292 domain-containing protein, with protein MNCTKSNGRSLTWLVVISLALVFSSCKSKRDSGVINFGNTLPKMTEDELMTKVSENEVDAEYLNLKTKVYFKTPKLSDSFKMHVRMKKDSVIWVSATYYKVEVARFLMFPDSVKMIDRKNGKYYLGDYAFVQNRFKMPFDFYSFQSIILGNSFDLSKSEKTRTYSSRGQYLVSSLQTREYKTSDTTVVQHQQNYTIWVDPESYKVTKSRISESKTKKNFVAEFSEHQQVNDELIPHKARYFVKDEEEMEFRMEVLKLTVNEKTSFPFNISSKYEPFF; from the coding sequence GTGAACTGCACGAAGAGTAATGGTCGATCTTTAACCTGGCTGGTAGTAATCAGCCTGGCCCTGGTCTTTTCGTCTTGTAAGTCGAAGAGAGATAGCGGGGTGATCAACTTTGGCAATACCCTTCCAAAGATGACCGAGGACGAGTTGATGACCAAGGTATCCGAAAACGAAGTGGACGCCGAATACCTCAACCTTAAGACCAAGGTATATTTTAAGACACCAAAGCTTTCAGATTCCTTCAAGATGCACGTTCGTATGAAAAAGGACAGCGTGATCTGGGTTTCGGCTACCTACTACAAAGTAGAAGTTGCCCGCTTCCTAATGTTTCCCGACAGCGTTAAAATGATCGACCGCAAAAACGGGAAGTACTACCTCGGTGATTATGCATTCGTGCAAAATCGCTTCAAAATGCCTTTCGATTTTTACTCCTTTCAATCCATTATTCTTGGAAATTCCTTTGACCTGAGCAAAAGCGAAAAAACAAGAACTTACTCTTCAAGAGGCCAGTATCTCGTGAGCAGTTTGCAAACCCGTGAATACAAAACAAGCGACACCACCGTAGTCCAACATCAGCAGAACTACACCATTTGGGTAGATCCGGAAAGCTATAAGGTAACCAAGTCCAGAATTTCGGAGAGCAAAACCAAAAAGAACTTTGTGGCTGAGTTTTCAGAGCATCAGCAAGTGAACGATGAATTGATTCCCCATAAGGCGAGATATTTCGTAAAAGATGAGGAAGAGATGGAGTTTCGCATGGAAGTATTGAAGCTCACGGTGAACGAAAAGACCTCCTTCCCCTTTAACATCTCGTCTAAGTACGAGCCCTTTTTTTAG
- a CDS encoding oligosaccharide flippase family protein, which translates to MANPIKKLAKQTAVYGLSSILGRLLNYLLVPLQTYFFVSKEYGIISEFYAYVAFFVVVLTFGMETTFFRFVNRSEDKESVFNQATSFILLLNVLFLVLVGVFSQDIADWLQFPHYQHFVIWLGIILAADAISSLFMAKLRFQEKARKFAVVQLSSIGITIILNLVFLGILYDPNDPDSLGIGYIFLANLVASLLKPALLFREVLSFRFTWNTQQMRAMLIFAVPLVIGGFAGIINETLDRILIKRLLLDEGLDFAQSQVGIYSANYKLSILITVFIQAFRYAAEPFFFAQEKNKNKDEVYSRVMTWFIIVVSTMFLTISLNLELFKWFIPNEEYWEGLKVVPILLMANIFLGIYYNQSIWYKLANRTQYGAYISIGGAFITIGLNLYLIPIMGYEGSAWTTLSAYFFMMVASYFWGRRIYPIQYDLPRAGLYLFVSLGLYLISQFVATENPWLNALINNVMLLGFVGLIMVAEKPLQEFRKNG; encoded by the coding sequence TTGGCAAATCCGATAAAGAAATTAGCTAAGCAAACGGCCGTTTATGGGCTTTCTTCCATTTTGGGTCGCTTGCTCAATTACCTGCTCGTACCCTTGCAGACCTACTTCTTTGTCTCCAAGGAATACGGAATTATCAGCGAGTTTTATGCCTATGTGGCCTTCTTTGTAGTGGTGCTCACCTTTGGTATGGAAACCACCTTTTTCCGTTTCGTAAACCGCTCGGAGGACAAAGAGTCGGTATTCAATCAAGCAACCAGTTTTATCTTGCTCCTGAATGTGCTCTTTCTTGTTCTGGTTGGAGTGTTCTCCCAGGATATTGCCGATTGGTTGCAGTTTCCACACTATCAGCACTTCGTGATATGGCTGGGTATTATTCTCGCTGCCGATGCCATTAGCTCCCTGTTCATGGCCAAATTGAGGTTTCAGGAAAAGGCTCGCAAGTTTGCTGTTGTTCAACTTTCGTCCATTGGTATTACGATCATACTCAACTTGGTTTTTCTGGGTATTCTCTACGATCCGAATGATCCGGATTCCCTGGGCATTGGGTACATTTTCTTAGCGAATTTGGTAGCCAGTCTCTTAAAACCAGCACTCCTTTTCCGGGAAGTACTATCCTTTCGATTCACTTGGAACACACAGCAAATGCGTGCTATGCTCATCTTTGCCGTTCCGCTCGTAATTGGAGGGTTTGCCGGAATTATCAATGAAACTCTGGATCGCATTTTGATCAAGCGATTGCTGTTGGATGAAGGTTTGGATTTTGCTCAAAGTCAGGTCGGTATCTACTCCGCTAACTATAAGTTATCTATCCTGATCACCGTATTCATTCAGGCTTTTCGCTACGCAGCCGAGCCTTTCTTCTTTGCCCAGGAAAAGAATAAAAACAAAGACGAGGTCTACTCCCGGGTAATGACCTGGTTTATCATCGTGGTTTCCACCATGTTCTTAACCATTAGTCTTAATCTGGAGTTATTCAAATGGTTTATTCCCAACGAGGAGTATTGGGAAGGACTGAAGGTGGTTCCGATTCTATTGATGGCGAACATATTTCTGGGTATTTATTACAACCAATCCATTTGGTATAAGCTGGCAAATCGGACCCAATACGGGGCCTATATATCTATTGGAGGCGCCTTTATCACCATTGGGCTCAATCTTTATTTAATTCCCATCATGGGTTATGAAGGATCAGCTTGGACCACACTTTCCGCCTACTTCTTTATGATGGTGGCTTCCTATTTCTGGGGACGAAGAATCTATCCAATACAATATGATTTACCCAGGGCGGGGCTCTACCTCTTTGTGAGTTTAGGGCTTTACTTGATTTCCCAGTTTGTAGCCACTGAAAACCCATGGCTAAATGCCTTGATCAACAATGTTATGCTACTTGGCTTTGTTGGCCTAATTATGGTAGCAGAAAAGCCCTTGCAAGAATTTAGAAAGAACGGTTAA